The following are encoded in a window of Bradyrhizobium guangdongense genomic DNA:
- a CDS encoding YraN family protein — protein MAKSEVPAEPKMASPARVAAFRTGISAESRAAAYLMAKGYRILAKRYRTPHGEIDLVARRRNLIAFVEVKARASLDEAAYAVTPRQQQRIIDAAQGWLAAHPEHAEFELRFDAMLIAPRSLPRHVLAAFDAST, from the coding sequence ATGGCGAAGAGTGAGGTCCCGGCGGAACCGAAAATGGCCTCGCCCGCGCGTGTCGCCGCGTTCCGGACCGGCATTTCCGCCGAGAGCCGAGCCGCCGCCTACCTCATGGCGAAGGGCTACCGCATTCTCGCCAAACGCTACCGCACGCCGCATGGCGAGATCGATCTGGTGGCGCGGCGCCGCAACCTGATCGCCTTCGTCGAGGTCAAGGCGCGCGCCAGCCTCGACGAGGCCGCCTATGCCGTGACACCGCGCCAGCAGCAGCGCATCATCGACGCCGCGCAGGGCTGGCTTGCCGCGCATCCCGAGCATGCGGAATTCGAATTGCGATTCGACGCCATGCTGATTGCGCCACGCTCGCTTCCACGCCATGTGTTGGCGGCATTCGACGCCTCGACCTGA
- the hrcA gene encoding heat-inducible transcriptional repressor HrcA, translated as MAHHDPIHLIAPRAGLAQLNERSRDIFRQIVESYLATGEPVGSRNISRLIAMPLSPASVRNVMADLEQLGLIYAPHTSAGRLPTELGLRFFVDALMQVGDLNEAERQSIQSQLTSVGEAHSVEAALDQALTRLSGLTRAAAVVLTPKSNARLKHIEFVRLEPEKALVILVGEDGQVENRVLTLPPGVPSSAITEAGNFLNARIRGRTLAEARLELETALAEARAELDQLAQKVISAGIASWSGGENEDRQLIVRGHANLLEDLHALEDLERVRLLFDDLETKRGVIDLLGRAETAEGVRIFIGSENKLFSLSGSSTIISPYRDAAGHIVGVLGVIGPTRLNYARVIPTVDYAARIVSRLLGG; from the coding sequence GTGGCCCATCACGATCCGATCCATCTGATCGCGCCGCGCGCAGGCCTCGCCCAGCTCAACGAGCGTTCCCGCGACATCTTTCGTCAAATTGTCGAAAGTTACCTTGCGACCGGCGAGCCGGTCGGCTCGCGCAACATTTCGCGGCTGATCGCCATGCCGCTGTCGCCGGCCTCGGTCCGCAATGTCATGGCCGATCTGGAACAGCTCGGCCTGATCTACGCCCCGCATACCTCGGCCGGCCGGCTGCCGACGGAACTCGGCCTGCGCTTCTTCGTCGATGCGCTGATGCAGGTCGGCGATCTCAACGAGGCCGAACGCCAGTCGATTCAGAGCCAGCTCACGTCCGTCGGCGAAGCCCACTCGGTTGAAGCCGCGCTGGATCAGGCCCTGACCCGGCTTTCCGGCCTCACCCGTGCGGCCGCCGTGGTGCTGACGCCGAAATCCAATGCGCGGCTGAAGCACATCGAATTCGTCCGACTGGAACCCGAAAAGGCCCTGGTGATTCTGGTCGGTGAGGACGGTCAGGTCGAAAACCGCGTGCTCACGTTGCCGCCCGGAGTTCCCTCCTCGGCCATCACCGAAGCCGGCAATTTCCTCAACGCGCGGATCCGCGGCCGCACCTTGGCCGAGGCGCGCCTCGAGTTGGAAACCGCGCTCGCAGAGGCCCGCGCCGAGCTCGATCAGCTCGCGCAAAAGGTGATTTCCGCGGGCATCGCCAGCTGGTCTGGCGGCGAGAACGAGGACCGCCAGCTCATCGTCCGCGGCCACGCCAACCTGCTGGAAGACCTGCATGCGCTGGAGGATCTCGAACGTGTCAGGCTGCTGTTCGACGATCTCGAGACCAAGCGCGGCGTGATCGACCTGCTGGGACGGGCCGAAACCGCCGAGGGCGTGCGCATCTTCATCGGCAGCGAGAACAAGCTGTTTTCGCTGTCGGGCTCCTCCACCATCATCTCGCCCTATCGGGATGCCGCCGGCCATATCGTCGGCGTTTTGGGCGTGATCGGGCCGACGCGGCTGAATTATGCCCGTGTGATCCCGACCGTGGACTATGCCGCCCGCATCGTCAGCCGCCTGTTGGGGGGCTGA
- the hemW gene encoding radical SAM family heme chaperone HemW, translating to MSRANKDAFGVYVHWPFCLSKCPYCDFNSHVRHAAIDEARFASAFAREIATTAERAPGREVTSIFLGGGTPSLMQPSTVGAVLDAIGRHWSVAKDVEVTLEANPTSVEATRFAGYRAAGVNRVSLGVQALDDASLKALGRMHSAREALDAVAIARRSFDRYSFDLIYARPDQTPDMWADELRLAIGEAAEHLSLYQLTIEEGTPFFGLHQAGKLKTPDESIARALYDVTQETCDKLGLPAYEISNHARRGAECRHNLVYWRGEEYAGIGPGAHGRLDIDGVRHATATEKRPEAWLMRVESSGHGVVTDDLLNSEERADEFLLMGLRLAEGIDPERYKTLSGRPLDPRRIALLREEGAITVDATGRLRVTSSGFPVLDAVVADLAA from the coding sequence TTGAGCCGCGCTAATAAGGATGCGTTTGGCGTCTACGTGCATTGGCCGTTCTGCCTGTCGAAGTGTCCCTATTGCGACTTCAACAGCCATGTCCGCCACGCCGCGATCGACGAGGCGCGGTTTGCGAGCGCCTTCGCCCGCGAGATCGCAACCACGGCCGAGCGCGCGCCCGGCCGCGAAGTGACGTCGATCTTCCTCGGCGGCGGCACGCCGTCTCTGATGCAGCCGTCAACCGTCGGCGCCGTTCTCGATGCGATCGGCAGGCATTGGAGCGTCGCCAAGGACGTCGAAGTGACGCTGGAAGCGAACCCGACCAGCGTCGAAGCCACGCGCTTCGCAGGCTATCGCGCCGCCGGCGTCAATCGCGTTTCGCTCGGCGTGCAGGCGCTCGACGATGCCTCGCTGAAAGCTTTGGGCCGCATGCACAGCGCGCGGGAAGCGCTCGATGCCGTCGCCATCGCGCGCCGCTCGTTCGACCGTTACTCGTTCGACCTGATCTACGCCCGCCCCGACCAGACGCCTGACATGTGGGCCGATGAATTGCGCCTCGCCATCGGCGAAGCCGCCGAGCATCTGTCGCTCTATCAACTCACCATCGAGGAAGGCACGCCGTTCTTCGGCCTGCATCAGGCCGGCAAATTGAAGACGCCGGACGAATCGATCGCGCGCGCTCTCTACGACGTGACGCAGGAGACCTGCGACAAGCTCGGCCTGCCCGCCTACGAGATTTCCAACCACGCGCGGCGCGGTGCAGAGTGCCGGCACAATCTGGTGTACTGGCGCGGCGAGGAATATGCCGGCATCGGCCCCGGCGCGCATGGCCGCCTCGACATCGACGGCGTGCGCCATGCCACCGCGACCGAGAAGCGTCCCGAAGCCTGGCTGATGCGCGTCGAAAGCAGCGGCCACGGCGTCGTCACCGACGATCTCCTCAACAGCGAAGAACGCGCCGACGAATTCTTGCTGATGGGATTGCGCTTGGCCGAAGGGATCGACCCCGAGCGCTACAAGACACTCTCCGGCCGCCCGCTCGACCCCCGCCGTATCGCGCTGCTGCGCGAGGAAGGCGCGATCACCGTCGATGCGACGGGCCGCCTGCGCGTGACCAGCAGCGGATTCCCGGTGCTGGATGCGGTGGTCGCGGACCTCGCCGCTTAG
- a CDS encoding penicillin-binding protein activator has product MQGPRHPKSPVQGPLISRATRRSALGLLLGAPLLSACAGVQQSLSQFSSPFSSSAPPAQPAGPPQQATTAGTGGVKVALILPLSAAGNAGLAAQSMRNAAEMALAEFQNPNIQLLIKDDNGSPQGAQAGAQQAVDEGAEIILGPLFAQSVPAVAQVARTRNISVIAFSTDSSIAGRGVYLLSFLPESDVNRIIEYSAGIGKRSVAVLVPDNAYGNVVEATVKAAVPRRGGRIVAFEKYGADRATPARNVAQQLGSADALFIADDGDAVVAVADAMTAAGANLRNIQMLGTGLWDNPRVYASPALQGGLYAAPDPAGFRAFSGRYRTKYGAEPIRTATLAYDAVALVAALARTQGTTRFSSDVLTNPSGFAGIDGLFRFRADGTNERGLAVMKVTTGGGVAVAGSPKSFGA; this is encoded by the coding sequence ATGCAGGGCCCGCGTCATCCAAAGTCTCCCGTTCAGGGGCCCCTGATATCAAGGGCGACCCGGCGAAGCGCGCTCGGCCTGCTGCTCGGCGCGCCCCTGCTCTCGGCCTGCGCCGGCGTGCAGCAGAGTTTGAGCCAGTTCTCCAGTCCGTTCTCAAGTTCCGCGCCACCGGCTCAGCCCGCCGGCCCGCCGCAGCAGGCCACCACGGCCGGCACCGGCGGGGTCAAGGTCGCGCTGATCCTGCCGCTCTCGGCCGCCGGCAATGCCGGCCTCGCCGCGCAATCCATGCGCAACGCCGCGGAGATGGCGCTGGCCGAGTTCCAGAATCCGAACATCCAGCTCCTGATCAAGGACGACAATGGCAGCCCGCAAGGCGCGCAAGCGGGCGCGCAGCAGGCGGTCGACGAAGGCGCCGAGATCATTCTGGGGCCGCTGTTCGCCCAATCGGTGCCGGCGGTGGCGCAGGTCGCGCGCACGCGCAACATCTCGGTGATCGCGTTTTCGACCGATTCGAGCATCGCCGGCCGCGGCGTTTACCTGCTGAGCTTCCTGCCGGAGTCCGACGTCAATCGCATCATCGAATATTCCGCCGGCATCGGGAAACGCTCGGTCGCCGTGCTGGTGCCCGACAATGCCTATGGCAACGTGGTCGAAGCCACGGTGAAGGCCGCGGTGCCGCGCCGCGGCGGCCGCATCGTCGCATTCGAGAAATACGGCGCCGATCGCGCCACGCCGGCGCGCAACGTTGCGCAGCAGCTCGGCAGTGCGGATGCGCTGTTCATCGCCGATGATGGCGATGCCGTCGTCGCGGTCGCGGATGCGATGACTGCGGCCGGCGCGAATCTGCGCAACATCCAGATGCTCGGCACCGGCCTGTGGGACAATCCACGTGTCTATGCCAGCCCCGCGCTGCAAGGCGGCCTCTACGCTGCGCCGGATCCGGCCGGCTTCCGCGCCTTCTCCGGCCGCTATCGCACCAAATACGGCGCCGAGCCGATCCGCACCGCGACGCTCGCCTATGACGCCGTCGCGCTCGTCGCCGCGCTCGCGCGCACGCAAGGCACGACGCGCTTCTCGTCCGACGTGCTCACCAATCCTTCCGGCTTCGCCGGCATCGACGGCCTGTTCCGCTTCCGCGCCGACGGCACCAATGAGCGGGGCCTTGCGGTGATGAAGGTGACGACCGGCGGCGGTGTGGCGGTCGCAGGCTCGCCGAAGAGCTTTGGGGCGTAG
- the rph gene encoding ribonuclease PH — MRPSRRAPDELRPVTLERGVVKYAEGSCLVKFGDTHVLVTATLEERLPPWLKGQGRGWVTAEYGMLPRATSERTRREAAAGKQSGRTVEIQRLIGRSLRTIVDLEALGERQITVDCDVLQADGGTRTASITGAWVALADCIAWMKARNMIKTNVMRDNVAAISCGIYNGTPVLDLDYAEDSEAETDANFVMTGDGRIVEVQGTAEREPFTQDEFLALMALARKGVSRLVDLQKLAVA; from the coding sequence ATGCGGCCAAGCCGCCGTGCGCCCGACGAATTGCGCCCCGTGACGCTGGAGCGCGGCGTGGTCAAATATGCGGAAGGCTCCTGCCTCGTGAAATTCGGTGACACCCACGTGCTGGTCACCGCCACGCTCGAAGAACGCCTGCCGCCTTGGCTGAAGGGCCAGGGCCGCGGCTGGGTCACCGCCGAATACGGCATGCTGCCGCGCGCGACCTCGGAACGCACCCGCCGCGAAGCGGCCGCGGGCAAGCAAAGCGGCCGCACCGTCGAGATCCAGCGCCTGATCGGCCGCTCGCTGCGCACCATCGTCGATCTCGAAGCGCTCGGCGAGCGCCAGATCACGGTCGATTGCGACGTGCTGCAGGCCGACGGCGGCACCCGCACCGCCTCGATCACCGGCGCCTGGGTCGCGCTCGCCGATTGCATCGCCTGGATGAAGGCGCGCAACATGATCAAGACCAATGTGATGCGCGACAACGTCGCCGCGATCTCCTGCGGCATCTACAACGGCACCCCGGTGCTGGATCTCGACTATGCCGAGGATTCGGAAGCCGAGACCGACGCCAATTTCGTCATGACCGGCGATGGCCGCATCGTCGAGGTGCAGGGCACCGCGGAACGCGAGCCGTTCACGCAGGACGAGTTCCTGGCGTTGATGGCGCTGGCACGCAAGGGCGTGTCGCGGCTGGTGGATTTGCAGAAACTCGCTGTCGCGTAG
- the rdgB gene encoding RdgB/HAM1 family non-canonical purine NTP pyrophosphatase: MHRRITGKLVIATHNPGKLAEMRELLAPHGVEAVSAGELGLGEPEETGNDFRSNAAIKAIAAAQATRLPSFADDSGIVVDALDGAPGIYSARWAGPSKDFAAAMAQIERLLQERGATTPDKRKAHFVSALCVAWPDDHLEEVEAHVHGTLVWPPRGTAGFGYDPMFLPDGHARTFGEMTSIEKHGLPPLGLGLSHRARAFVKLAEICLEPR; this comes from the coding sequence ATGCACCGTCGAATCACCGGAAAGCTCGTCATCGCCACCCACAATCCCGGCAAGCTCGCCGAGATGCGGGAGCTGCTGGCGCCTCACGGCGTCGAGGCGGTGTCGGCCGGCGAGCTCGGCTTGGGCGAACCTGAAGAGACCGGCAACGATTTCCGCAGCAATGCCGCGATCAAGGCGATCGCCGCAGCACAGGCGACCCGCCTTCCGTCCTTCGCCGACGATTCCGGCATCGTGGTCGACGCGCTCGACGGCGCGCCCGGCATCTACAGCGCCCGCTGGGCCGGACCGTCGAAGGATTTCGCCGCGGCGATGGCGCAGATCGAACGCCTTTTGCAGGAGCGCGGCGCCACCACGCCTGACAAGCGCAAGGCCCATTTCGTCTCGGCACTCTGCGTCGCCTGGCCCGACGATCACCTCGAAGAGGTCGAGGCGCATGTCCACGGCACGCTGGTCTGGCCGCCTCGCGGCACCGCCGGTTTCGGCTACGACCCGATGTTCCTGCCCGACGGCCACGCGCGCACCTTCGGCGAGATGACTAGCATCGAGAAGCATGGCCTGCCGCCGCTTGGCCTTGGCCTGTCGCACCGCGCCCGCGCCTTCGTGAAACTGGCGGAGATCTGCCTTGAGCCGCGCTAA
- the rsmI gene encoding 16S rRNA (cytidine(1402)-2'-O)-methyltransferase, translated as MRAKPAPINTPEALDPAARGFSIDAHRITVPKAVPGLHLVATPIGNLGDITLRALQTLAGVDVIACEDTRITRRLTERYAIAAPLKQYHEHNAEAARPKILEALAAGGSIALVSDAGTPLISDPGFKLVREVCAAGHAVHALPGPSSVLAALSVAALPTDRFFFEGFLPAKSAARRSRLAELARIDATLVMFESGNRMQDTLTDLAEIMGDRDAAVCRELTKLHEEVRRAPLAELARQADAPETRGEFVLVIGPPAADADVLTSNALDDLLREQLAAHSVKDAVAHAVALSGRPRREVYARALELAKDLRGGDGEE; from the coding sequence ATGCGCGCAAAGCCGGCCCCGATAAATACGCCTGAAGCCCTAGACCCCGCCGCGCGCGGCTTCTCGATCGATGCCCATCGCATCACGGTACCAAAGGCCGTGCCCGGCCTTCATCTGGTCGCAACCCCGATCGGCAACCTCGGCGACATCACGCTGCGGGCGCTGCAGACTCTGGCCGGCGTCGACGTCATTGCCTGCGAGGACACGCGCATCACGCGCCGGCTGACCGAGCGCTACGCCATCGCGGCGCCGCTGAAGCAATACCACGAGCACAATGCGGAAGCCGCACGGCCAAAAATCCTGGAAGCGCTTGCGGCAGGCGGTTCGATCGCGCTGGTCTCGGATGCCGGGACACCGCTGATCTCCGACCCCGGCTTCAAGCTGGTGCGAGAGGTCTGTGCGGCCGGCCATGCGGTCCATGCGCTGCCCGGTCCGTCCTCGGTGCTGGCGGCGCTGTCTGTCGCGGCGCTGCCGACCGATCGCTTCTTCTTCGAGGGCTTTCTGCCGGCGAAGTCGGCGGCGCGGAGGTCACGCCTTGCGGAACTCGCGCGCATCGATGCCACGCTGGTGATGTTCGAATCGGGAAATCGGATGCAGGACACCTTGACCGATCTCGCCGAGATCATGGGTGATCGCGATGCCGCGGTCTGCCGCGAGCTGACAAAGCTGCATGAAGAAGTCAGGCGTGCGCCCCTCGCCGAACTGGCGCGACAAGCAGATGCGCCCGAGACGCGCGGCGAGTTCGTGTTGGTGATCGGGCCGCCCGCCGCGGATGCCGACGTGCTGACATCCAATGCGCTGGACGATCTCCTGCGCGAACAGCTTGCCGCGCACAGCGTCAAGGATGCCGTGGCGCATGCGGTTGCTCTCTCGGGGCGACCGCGCCGCGAGGTCTATGCCCGCGCGCTCGAGCTCGCCAAGGACCTGCGGGGCGGCGATGGCGAAGAGTGA